CCTCAACCCTCAGCCCCAAATGGTGCTACATCATTCCTGGGAATTTCAGCCCTAATGATTCTGGATCCATTCCGCCCAGCATGTTGCGAACGTGTTGTTTCGCCACATCTTCGGCCCGGCGTTCCCCTTCATGCACCGCTGCCACAATCAGATCCTGCAGCATTTCCGAGTCACCTTCTTTCAAAAGGCTCGGATCAATCTTGACGGCGATCAGGTGCTTTAACCCATTCATGGTCACCATCACCATCCCGCCTCCAACTGATGCGGTAAGGCGCTCATTTTCAAGCGACTGGCGCATTTCTTCTTGCTTGCGCTGGGCTTCCTGCATGGCATTTTGCAGACCGCCAAGTTGTCCAAAATCAAAACCTGGAATCTTCATACCTTCTCCTCATTCTGGAAGTAAAAACTCGTTGACTCGAAAATGAAGAATGAAGAATTGAAAATATACCTCTGATCATTTCTTCATTCTTCATTCTCAATTCTTCATTCGCTT
The nucleotide sequence above comes from Acidobacteriota bacterium. Encoded proteins:
- a CDS encoding YbaB/EbfC family nucleoid-associated protein, yielding MKIPGFDFGQLGGLQNAMQEAQRKQEEMRQSLENERLTASVGGGMVMVTMNGLKHLIAVKIDPSLLKEGDSEMLQDLIVAAVHEGERRAEDVAKQHVRNMLGGMDPESLGLKFPGMM